A window of Streptomyces profundus genomic DNA:
CCAACGCGACCACCGTCGTCTACAACGTCCCCGAGGGCGGCCAGGGCTCGTTGACCGTCGAGGTCAACGGGCAGCCGGTCGAGGAGTCCATCCCGCTCAGCGACCGGTTCCAGTACTTCGACGCACCCTGGATAGCGGGCTCGACCACGCATCACTTCTTCACCCACGAGCGGCTGCCGCTCGGCCAGGACCTGGCGGCTGGGGACACCGTCTCCTTCGTGGCCAGCGGCCAGGTCACCCTGGACAGCGCCGACTTCGAGCAGGTGGCCGCGCCCGCCGAGGCGCCGGCCGGGGCCCTGGACGTGACGGATCTTGGAGCCGACCCCACCGGCGCGTCCGACTCCAGCCAGGCGTTCGTCGAGGCCGTCGCGCAGGGCAGGGGCGGCACGGTGTGGATCCCGCCGGGCACCTACCAGGTGAACCAGCCGCTCTATGTGGAGGACGTCACCCTCCAGGGGGCGGGCTCCTGGCACTCGGTGGTGCACAGCTCCCGCTTCGTCAACCAGGGCGAGAGCCCCGGCAACGTGCACATCAGCGACTTCGCCGTGATCGGCGATGTCACCGAGCGGGTGGACAGCAACCCGGACAACTTCGTCAACGGCAGCCTTGGCCCGGACTCCTCGGTCTCCGGGATGTGGCTCCAGCACCTCAAGGTCGGCCTGTGGATGACGGGCAACAACGACGACCTGGTGGTCGAGCGGAACCGCATCGTCGACATGGCCGCCGACGGGCTCAACCTCAACGGCAGCGCCAACGACGTCCAGGTGCGGGACAACTACCTGCGCAACACGGGTGACGACGCGCTGGCGATGTGGTCGCTGCCCCAGGCCAACAGCGGCGCCAGCTTCGACAGCAACACCGTGATCCAGCCCAACCTGGCCAACGGCATCGCCATCTACGGCGGCGAGGACATCCAGGTCACCAACAACTACGTCCGTGACACCAACGCGCTGGGCAGCGGCATCGCGATCTCCAACCAGGCGTTCATGGAGCCGTTCTTCCCGCTGGCCGGCACCATCACGGTGGACGGCAACACGCTGGTGAGCGCTGGGGCGCTCAACCCCAACTGGGACCACCCGATGTCCGCA
This region includes:
- a CDS encoding glycosyl hydrolase family 28-related protein, with the protein product MSAPHPSRKRWRAAGAASAGAILLGTVGFTATADAGEAPRPAADAAPLAGAELPFVTQEAEDAEHDGSVIGPDVTQGTVASEASGRSAVELAAGQSVTFTLTEAANATTVVYNVPEGGQGSLTVEVNGQPVEESIPLSDRFQYFDAPWIAGSTTHHFFTHERLPLGQDLAAGDTVSFVASGQVTLDSADFEQVAAPAEAPAGALDVTDLGADPTGASDSSQAFVEAVAQGRGGTVWIPPGTYQVNQPLYVEDVTLQGAGSWHSVVHSSRFVNQGESPGNVHISDFAVIGDVTERVDSNPDNFVNGSLGPDSSVSGMWLQHLKVGLWMTGNNDDLVVERNRIVDMAADGLNLNGSANDVQVRDNYLRNTGDDALAMWSLPQANSGASFDSNTVIQPNLANGIAIYGGEDIQVTNNYVRDTNALGSGIAISNQAFMEPFFPLAGTITVDGNTLVSAGALNPNWDHPMSALRVDAYNHAIEADINITDTTVLDSPWSAFQFVSGGGTGLATNRVTIDGAEVDGVGTVVVQAETTGEVTVQNVTATGVGVAGVYNCPFPTGNAPLTINDGGGNTGLDTEWDDCETWPQPE